The following are encoded together in the Bombus affinis isolate iyBomAffi1 chromosome 6, iyBomAffi1.2, whole genome shotgun sequence genome:
- the LOC126917558 gene encoding kinesin-like protein unc-104 isoform X7 has translation MSSVKVAVRVRPFNNREISREAQCIIEMSGNTTSILNPKAPPGSKDALKSFNYDYSYFSMDPNDANYSSQLMVYKDIGEEMLEHAFEGYNVCIFAYGQTGAGKSYTMMGKQEEGQEGIIPQICKDLFRKISRNSNECLKYSVEVSYMEIYCERVRDLLNPKNKGNLRVREHPLLGPYVEDLSKLAVMSYQDIHDLIDEGNKARTVAATNMNETSSRSHAVFTIFFTQQKQDSATGLVTEKVSKISLVDLAGSERADSTGAKGTRLKEGANINKSLTTLGKVISALAEIATKKKKKADFIPYRDSVLTWLLRENLGGNSKTAMIAAVSPADINYDETLSTLRYADRAKQIVCKAVVNEDANAKLIRELKEEIQKLRELLKQEGIDVQEGDEIVRATKREDDVKESRPRIPSHTTSTIAEEAVDQLQASEKLIAELNETWEEKLKRTEIIRLQREAVFAEMGVAVKEDGVTVGVFSPKKTPHLVNLNEDPLMSECLIYYIKDGFTRIGSAEANIPQDIQLCGPHILSEHCVFENHEGIITLIPKKGALIYVNGREVTEPIVLKTGSRVILGKNHVFRFNHPDQVRERREKGSPAETPGNGETVDWNFAQIELLEKQGIDLKAEMEKRLLALEEQFRKEKEEADQLFEEQRKNYEARIDALQRQVEEQSMTMSMYSSYTPEDFNNIEEDIFVNPLFDAESNWTEREFQLAAWAFRKWKYHQFTSLRDDLWGNAIFLKEANAISVELKKKVQFQFTLLTDTLYSPLPSDLLPVIDDEEEEERPFPRTIVAVEVQDTKNGATHYWTLDKLRQRLELMRHVYNEDSSPSTPEAKEDIFQCLTAYSNPKFSLANLLPSRQRLELMREMYHNEAELSPTSPDFNIESITGGDPFYDRFPWFRMVGRSFVYLSNLMYPVPLIHKVAIVNEKGDVKGYLRVAVQAVVEEENSEYSSGVRQSARISFEDDLFGNQKQNKRNTLLTQTLEKNRQILLHEERVVEGHNEQKEVKDEDDIGDADSGRGDSSVSSDMKEEDLPDHLQLGSEFTFRVTVLQAMGISTEYADIFCQFNFLHRHDEAFSTEPVKNTGKGCPPGFYHVQNITVTVTKSFLEYLKTQPIVFEVFGHYQQHPLHKDAKLEYVRQPPKRMLPPSIPISQPVRSPKFGSVLPSPSTSHVHAKYDVLVWFEICELAPNGEYVPSVVDHSDDLPCRGLFLLHQGIQRRIRITIVHEPASELRWKDVRELVVGRIRNTPEPEEEDNDSSVLSLGLFPGEYLEIPGDDRCMFRFEAAWDSSLHNSALLNRVTAYGEQIFMTISAYLELENCGRPAIITKDLSMIIYGRDARVGPRSLKHLFSGSYRNQEANRLSGVYELVLRRSSEAGSPGVQRRQRRVLDTSSTYVRGEENLHGWRPRGDSLIFDHQWELEKLTRLEEVERVRHTLLLREKLGIDKVSFCNKISHDFTKSEKEVCNMMAKATNETHASPVKLKRSTSKDVYEPWEMTEKEKELATKYIKLIQGRIPSKEPILLSDVSPGEDTMADMTASMISSVISSSSQESVYERASDYLEQAAGIIVWSRSKSCILRLSSPERARLQELQESILASESTNQPCTIAPAPLGSSSPSKENLVLYVPEVEEIRISPVIARKGYLNVLEHKTNGWKKRWVAVRRPYVLIFREEKDPVERALINLATAQVEYSEDQLAMVKVPNTFSVVTKHRGYLLQTLGDKEVYDWLYAINPLLAGQIRSKLARKGPATNLNNASPVGLVPPIDQQSNQNK, from the exons ATGTCGTCGGTAAAGGTGGCGGTGAGGGTACGGCCCTTCAACAATCGAGAGATCTCCCGTGAGGCACAATGTATTATCGAAATGTCCGGCAATACTACTT CGATATTGAATCCCAAAGCACCACCTGGCAGCAAAGATGCGCTCAAGAGCTTCAATTACGATTATTCCTATTTTTCCATGGAC CCAAACGACGCAAATTATTCTTCACAACTAATGGTCTACAAGGATATCGGCGAAGAGATGTTGGAGCATGCTTTCGAAG GTTACAACGTCTGTATATTCGCTTACGGACAGACCGGTGCTGGCAAATCATACACTATGATGGGTAAACAAGAAGAAGGTCAAGAGGGAATAATACCTCAAATTTGCAAGGACCTCTTTAGAAAAATCAGTCGCAATTCAAACGAGTGCCTGAAGTATTCTGTTGAAGTGAGTTATATGGAAATATACTGCGAAAGGGTGCGGGATCTCTTAAATCCCAAGAACAAAGGAAACCTTCGTGTACGGGAGCATCCTCTGCTTGGACCGTACGTTGAGGACCTGTCCAAATTGGCGGTGATGTCGTATCAAGATATTCATGATCTTATCGATGAAGGGAACAAGGCAAG AACGGTAGCAGCCACAAATATGAACGAAACGTCTAGCAGATCTCATGCCGTATTTACGATATTCTTCACGCAACAAAAGCAGGATTCTGCAACAGGATTAGTGACAGAAAAAGTCAGCAAAATCTCCCTGGTCGATTTGGCGGGTTCTGAAAGGGCTGATTCTACTGGTGCAAAGGGTACGAGATTGAAAGAAGGTGCCAATATTAATAAAAGCTTGACGACCCTTGGAAAGGTCATCAGTGCCCTTGCTGAAATT GCgactaaaaagaagaaaaaggctGATTTCATCCCCTATAGAGATTCTGTTCTAACGTGGCTTTTGAGAGAAAATCTAGGAGGTAATTCTAAAACAGCAATGATTGCGGCAGTGAGTCCAGCGGACATCAATTACGATGAAACCCTCTCCACCTTACG ATACGCAGACAGAGCGAAACAAATAGTTTGCAAAGCCGTCGTCAACGAAGACGCGAACGCGAAGCTTATCAGAGAACTCAAAGAAGAGATTCAAAAATTGCGGGAATTGCTGAAACAAGAGGGTATTGATGTGCAAGAAG GGGATGAAATCGTCCGAGCAACCAAACGCGAGGACGACGTGAAGGAAAGTCGGCCACGAATTCCATCTCACACCACATCGACTATCGCTGAAGAAGCAGTGGATCAATTGCAAGCTTCAGAAAAACTTATAGCcg AATTGAATGAAACATGGGAAGAGAAGCTGAAACGAACCGAGATAATTCGTTTACAACGCGAGGCGGTGTTCGCCGAAATGGGAGTTGCTGTGAAAGAGGATGGAGTCACGGTTGGTGTATTCTCTCCGAAAAAGACTCCTCACTTGGTGAATTTGAATGAGGATCCGCTCATGTCCGAGTGTTTGATTTACTACATCAAGGATGGCTTCACACGTATCGGTAGCGCTGAAGCTAACATACCGCAAGATATACAGTTATGTGGTCCTCATATACTGAGCGAGCACTGCGTCTTCGAAAATCACGAGGGTATTATTACCCTGATTCCGAAGAAAGGAGCTTTAATTTACGTGAATGGGCGTGAGGTCACTGAACCGATCGTTCTGAAGACCGGATCTCGCGTCATCTTAGGAAAGAATCATGTGTTCAGATTCAATCACCCTGATCAGG TCCGTGAACGAAGAGAGAAGGGATCTCCCGCAGAAACTCCTGGAAATGGAGAAACAGTCGACTGGAACTTTGCACAGATCGAATTGCTGGAAAAACAAGGAATTGATCTAAAAGCTGAGATGGAGAAGAGATTATTAGCTTTGGAAGAACAATTCCGCAAAGAGAAGGAAGAGGCGGACCAATTGTTCGAAGAACAAAGAAAG AACTACGAGGCCCGAATAGACGCACTGCAACGACAGGTTGAGGAACAAAGCATGACGATGTCAATGTACAGCAGTTATACCCCCGAAGACTTTAACAATATCGAGGAAGATATTTTCG TCAACCCCTTGTTTGACGCAGAGAGCAACTGGACCGAGAGAGAGTTCCAACTGGCCGCTTGGGCCTTCCGCAAGTGGAAATATCATCAATTCACAAGTCTTCGGGATGATCTATGGGGCAACGCTATATTCCTCAAAGAAGCTAACGCTATTTCTGTCGAACTCAAAAAGAAG GTACAATTCCAGTTTACTTTGCTCACGGATACGCTTTATTCGCCGCTTCCTTCGGATCTCTTGCCTGTCATTGACGACGAGGAAGAGGAGGAAAGACCATTCCCGCGTACTATAGTTGCTGTAGAAGTTCAAGACACGAAGAATGGCGCGACACATTACTGGACACTCGATAAACTTAG ACAGCGCTTGGAGTTGATGCGACACGTGTACAACGAGGACTCGAGCCCCAGCACTCCGGAGGCCAAAGAGGATATTTTCCAATGTCTAACCGCCTACTCTAATCCGAAGTTCTCGCTCGCAAATCTTTTGCCTTCGAG ACAAAGACTTGAACTGATGCGAGAAATGTATCACAACGAGGCAGAATTGTCGCCGACATCCCCGGATTTCAATATCGAGTCCATCACTGGAGGTGATCCATTCTACGACCGTTTTCCCTGGTTCCGAATGGTCGGCAG GTCTTTCGTATATCTAAGCAATCTTATGTATCCTGTACCATTGATCCACAAAGTAGCGATAGTAAACGAAAAGGGAGACGTAAAAGGCTACTTGCGTGTAGCCGTGCAAGCTGTTGTTG AAGAGGAAAACAGTGAATACTCAAGTGGCGTCAGACAGTCAGCTAGAATTTCATTCGAGGACGACTTGTTTGGAAATCAGAAGCAGAACAAACGCAACACTCTGTTAACCCAAACTCTTGAGAAGAACCGACAAATTCTGTTACACGAGGAACGCGTCGTGGAGGGCCACAACGAGCAAAAGGAGGTGAAAGACGAAGACGATATCGGCGATGCAGACAGTGGCAGAGGGGATAGCTCAGTTTCCAGCGACATGAAGGAAGAGGATCTACCGGATCATTTGCAACTTGGCTCTGAATTCACATTCAGGGTTACCGTGTTACAGGCCATGGGCATTTCCACCGAATATGCTGACATTTTTTGCCAATTCAA TTTCTTGCATCGACACGATGAGGCATTTTCAACTGAGCCAGTAAAAAATACAGGAAAAGGATGTCCTCCTGGATTTTATCACGTACAAAAT ATCACGGTGACGGTAACAAAATCATTCTTGGAATATCTAAAAACTCAGCCAATCGTTTTCGAAGTTTTTGGACACTATCAGCAACATCCTCTGCATAAAGATGCAAAACTGGAATA CGTAAGACAACCACCGAAGAGAATGCTTCCGCCATCTATACCTATCAGTCAACCCGTACGTTCGCCGAAATTCGGCAGTGTTTTACCATCTCCGAGCACCTCACACGTGCACGCGAAATACGATGTATTAGTTTGGTTTGAGATTTGCGAGTTAGCGCCGAACGGTGAATACGTACCATCCGTGGTCGACCATAGCGACGATCTACCGTGTCGTGGATTGTTTTTGCTCCATCAGGGAATCCAGCGTCGGATTCGAATTACCATTGTACACGAACCAGCGTCTGAGCTGCGATGGAAAGATGTAAGAGAGTTGGTCGTCGGACGTATTAGAAACACGCCAGAACCGGAGGAGGAGGACAATGATTCGTCGGTGCTTTCGTTAGGGCTTTTCCCTGGCGAATATCTAGAAATACCTGGTGATGATAGATGCATGTTCAGATTCGAGGCAGCGTGGGATAGTTCTCTTCATAATTCGGCCTTGCTCAATAGAGTTACAGCTTACGGAGAACAAATTTTCATGACAATTTCTGCTTACCTCGAG TTGGAGAATTGTGGAAGACCAGCGATCATCACGAAAGACTTGAGTATGATCATTTATGGCAGAGACGCCAGAGTAGGGCCACGTTCTCTGAAGCATCTATTCAGCGGAAGCTATCGCAATCAAGAAGCAAACAGACTCAGTGGTGTTTACGAGCTGGTCTTGCGTCGTTCTTCGGAAGCAGGTAGCCCAG GCGTTCAGAGGAGACAACGGCGTGTATTGGACACCAGCTCTACATATGTTAGAGGAGAGGAGAATCTTCATGGATGGAGACCACGGGGAGATAGCTTAATATTCGATCACCAATGGGAGTTAGAAAAATTGACAAGATTAGAAGAGGTGGAGAGAGTAAGACACACGCTATTGTTACGAGAAAAGCTCGGTATCGACAAAGTGTCATTCTGCAATAAAATATCTCATGATTTCACAAAGAGTGAGAAG GAGGTCTGCAACATGATGGCGAAAGCGACGAATGAAACGCATGCCAGCCCGGTGAAATTGAAGCGTTCAACTAGTAAAGACGTTTACGAGCCTTGGGAGATGaccgaaaaagaaaaagaactagCCACGAAGTATATCAAACTTATTCAAGGTCGCATTCCAAGCAAAGAACCCATTCTATTGTCCGACGTTTCACCCGGAGAAGACACTATGGCCGATATGACGGCATCTATGATATCTTCGGTGATATCATCCTCGTCCCAAGAGTCAGTATACGAGAGAGCTAGTGATTACTTAGAGCAG GCTGCTGGTATAATAGTATGGAGCAGATCTAAGTCGTGCATCCTTAGGTTAAGTTCACCGGAGAGAGCTAGACTGCAGGAACTGCAGGAGAGTATATTAGCCAGTGAATCCACTAATCAACCGTGTACAATCGCACCGGCTCCATTGGGTTCATCTTCCCCATCGAAGGAGAATTTGGTACTCTACGTGCCGGAAGTCGAAGAAATTCGCATCAGTCCGGTTATTGCCAGAAAAGGATACCTAAATGTTCTCGAACACAAGACTAATGGTTGGAAGAAACGTTGGGTG GCTGTACGACGACCATACGTTTTGATCTTTCGAGAAGAAAAGGACCCAGTGGAGAGAGCTCTCATTAATTTAGCTACTGCTCAAGTTGAATATTCTGAAGATCAATTAGCTATGGTGAAAGTACCAAATACTTTCAG CGTTGTTACAAAACATCGaggatatttattgcaaacttTAGGAGATAAGGAGGTTTATGACTGGCTGTACGCTATTAATCCTCTTCTTGCTGGTCAAATCAG GTCAAAACTAGCACGCAAGGGGCCAGCTACGAATCTGAATAACGCTTCGCCTGTTGGTCTAGTCCCGCCCATAGATCAACAGTCGAACCAAAATAAGTGA
- the LOC126917558 gene encoding kinesin-like protein unc-104 isoform X1 — MSSVKVAVRVRPFNNREISREAQCIIEMSGNTTSILNPKAPPGSKDALKSFNYDYSYFSMDPNDANYSSQLMVYKDIGEEMLEHAFEGYNVCIFAYGQTGAGKSYTMMGKQEEGQEGIIPQICKDLFRKISRNSNECLKYSVEVSYMEIYCERVRDLLNPKNKGNLRVREHPLLGPYVEDLSKLAVMSYQDIHDLIDEGNKARTVAATNMNETSSRSHAVFTIFFTQQKQDSATGLVTEKVSKISLVDLAGSERADSTGAKGTRLKEGANINKSLTTLGKVISALAEIATKKKKKADFIPYRDSVLTWLLRENLGGNSKTAMIAAVSPADINYDETLSTLRYADRAKQIVCKAVVNEDANAKLIRELKEEIQKLRELLKQEGIDVQEGPDGKVTYEKKESRDEIVRATKREDDVKESRPRIPSHTTSTIAEEAVDQLQASEKLIAELNETWEEKLKRTEIIRLQREAVFAEMGVAVKEDGVTVGVFSPKKTPHLVNLNEDPLMSECLIYYIKDGFTRIGSAEANIPQDIQLCGPHILSEHCVFENHEGIITLIPKKGALIYVNGREVTEPIVLKTGSRVILGKNHVFRFNHPDQVRERREKGSPAETPGNGETVDWNFAQIELLEKQGIDLKAEMEKRLLALEEQFRKEKEEADQLFEEQRKNYEARIDALQRQVEEQSMTMSMYSSYTPEDFNNIEEDIFVNPLFDAESNWTEREFQLAAWAFRKWKYHQFTSLRDDLWGNAIFLKEANAISVELKKKVQFQFTLLTDTLYSPLPSDLLPVIDDEEEEERPFPRTIVAVEVQDTKNGATHYWTLDKLRQRLELMRHVYNEDSSPSTPEAKEDIFQCLTAYSNPKFSLANLLPSRQRLELMREMYHNEAELSPTSPDFNIESITGGDPFYDRFPWFRMVGRSFVYLSNLMYPVPLIHKVAIVNEKGDVKGYLRVAVQAVVEEENSEYSSGVRQSARISFEDDLFGNQKQNKRNTLLTQTLEKNRQILLHEERVVEGHNEQKEVKDEDDIGDADSGRGDSSVSSDMKEEDLPDHLQLGSEFTFRVTVLQAMGISTEYADIFCQFNFLHRHDEAFSTEPVKNTGKGCPPGFYHVQNITVTVTKSFLEYLKTQPIVFEVFGHYQQHPLHKDAKLEYCIVFHSVRQPPKRMLPPSIPISQPVRSPKFGSVLPSPSTSHVHAKYDVLVWFEICELAPNGEYVPSVVDHSDDLPCRGLFLLHQGIQRRIRITIVHEPASELRWKDVRELVVGRIRNTPEPEEEDNDSSVLSLGLFPGEYLEIPGDDRCMFRFEAAWDSSLHNSALLNRVTAYGEQIFMTISAYLELENCGRPAIITKDLSMIIYGRDARVGPRSLKHLFSGSYRNQEANRLSGVYELVLRRSSEAGSPGVQRRQRRVLDTSSTYVRGEENLHGWRPRGDSLIFDHQWELEKLTRLEEVERVRHTLLLREKLGIDKVSFCNKISHDFTKSEKEVCNMMAKATNETHASPVKLKRSTSKDVYEPWEMTEKEKELATKYIKLIQGRIPSKEPILLSDVSPGEDTMADMTASMISSVISSSSQESVYERASDYLEQAAGIIVWSRSKSCILRLSSPERARLQELQESILASESTNQPCTIAPAPLGSSSPSKENLVLYVPEVEEIRISPVIARKGYLNVLEHKTNGWKKRWVAVRRPYVLIFREEKDPVERALINLATAQVEYSEDQLAMVKVPNTFSVVTKHRGYLLQTLGDKEVYDWLYAINPLLAGQIRSKLARKGPATNLNNASPVGLVPPIDQQSNQNK; from the exons ATGTCGTCGGTAAAGGTGGCGGTGAGGGTACGGCCCTTCAACAATCGAGAGATCTCCCGTGAGGCACAATGTATTATCGAAATGTCCGGCAATACTACTT CGATATTGAATCCCAAAGCACCACCTGGCAGCAAAGATGCGCTCAAGAGCTTCAATTACGATTATTCCTATTTTTCCATGGAC CCAAACGACGCAAATTATTCTTCACAACTAATGGTCTACAAGGATATCGGCGAAGAGATGTTGGAGCATGCTTTCGAAG GTTACAACGTCTGTATATTCGCTTACGGACAGACCGGTGCTGGCAAATCATACACTATGATGGGTAAACAAGAAGAAGGTCAAGAGGGAATAATACCTCAAATTTGCAAGGACCTCTTTAGAAAAATCAGTCGCAATTCAAACGAGTGCCTGAAGTATTCTGTTGAAGTGAGTTATATGGAAATATACTGCGAAAGGGTGCGGGATCTCTTAAATCCCAAGAACAAAGGAAACCTTCGTGTACGGGAGCATCCTCTGCTTGGACCGTACGTTGAGGACCTGTCCAAATTGGCGGTGATGTCGTATCAAGATATTCATGATCTTATCGATGAAGGGAACAAGGCAAG AACGGTAGCAGCCACAAATATGAACGAAACGTCTAGCAGATCTCATGCCGTATTTACGATATTCTTCACGCAACAAAAGCAGGATTCTGCAACAGGATTAGTGACAGAAAAAGTCAGCAAAATCTCCCTGGTCGATTTGGCGGGTTCTGAAAGGGCTGATTCTACTGGTGCAAAGGGTACGAGATTGAAAGAAGGTGCCAATATTAATAAAAGCTTGACGACCCTTGGAAAGGTCATCAGTGCCCTTGCTGAAATT GCgactaaaaagaagaaaaaggctGATTTCATCCCCTATAGAGATTCTGTTCTAACGTGGCTTTTGAGAGAAAATCTAGGAGGTAATTCTAAAACAGCAATGATTGCGGCAGTGAGTCCAGCGGACATCAATTACGATGAAACCCTCTCCACCTTACG ATACGCAGACAGAGCGAAACAAATAGTTTGCAAAGCCGTCGTCAACGAAGACGCGAACGCGAAGCTTATCAGAGAACTCAAAGAAGAGATTCAAAAATTGCGGGAATTGCTGAAACAAGAGGGTATTGATGTGCAAGAAG GGCCAGATGGTAAAGTCACATATGAAAAGAAAGAATCTA GGGATGAAATCGTCCGAGCAACCAAACGCGAGGACGACGTGAAGGAAAGTCGGCCACGAATTCCATCTCACACCACATCGACTATCGCTGAAGAAGCAGTGGATCAATTGCAAGCTTCAGAAAAACTTATAGCcg AATTGAATGAAACATGGGAAGAGAAGCTGAAACGAACCGAGATAATTCGTTTACAACGCGAGGCGGTGTTCGCCGAAATGGGAGTTGCTGTGAAAGAGGATGGAGTCACGGTTGGTGTATTCTCTCCGAAAAAGACTCCTCACTTGGTGAATTTGAATGAGGATCCGCTCATGTCCGAGTGTTTGATTTACTACATCAAGGATGGCTTCACACGTATCGGTAGCGCTGAAGCTAACATACCGCAAGATATACAGTTATGTGGTCCTCATATACTGAGCGAGCACTGCGTCTTCGAAAATCACGAGGGTATTATTACCCTGATTCCGAAGAAAGGAGCTTTAATTTACGTGAATGGGCGTGAGGTCACTGAACCGATCGTTCTGAAGACCGGATCTCGCGTCATCTTAGGAAAGAATCATGTGTTCAGATTCAATCACCCTGATCAGG TCCGTGAACGAAGAGAGAAGGGATCTCCCGCAGAAACTCCTGGAAATGGAGAAACAGTCGACTGGAACTTTGCACAGATCGAATTGCTGGAAAAACAAGGAATTGATCTAAAAGCTGAGATGGAGAAGAGATTATTAGCTTTGGAAGAACAATTCCGCAAAGAGAAGGAAGAGGCGGACCAATTGTTCGAAGAACAAAGAAAG AACTACGAGGCCCGAATAGACGCACTGCAACGACAGGTTGAGGAACAAAGCATGACGATGTCAATGTACAGCAGTTATACCCCCGAAGACTTTAACAATATCGAGGAAGATATTTTCG TCAACCCCTTGTTTGACGCAGAGAGCAACTGGACCGAGAGAGAGTTCCAACTGGCCGCTTGGGCCTTCCGCAAGTGGAAATATCATCAATTCACAAGTCTTCGGGATGATCTATGGGGCAACGCTATATTCCTCAAAGAAGCTAACGCTATTTCTGTCGAACTCAAAAAGAAG GTACAATTCCAGTTTACTTTGCTCACGGATACGCTTTATTCGCCGCTTCCTTCGGATCTCTTGCCTGTCATTGACGACGAGGAAGAGGAGGAAAGACCATTCCCGCGTACTATAGTTGCTGTAGAAGTTCAAGACACGAAGAATGGCGCGACACATTACTGGACACTCGATAAACTTAG ACAGCGCTTGGAGTTGATGCGACACGTGTACAACGAGGACTCGAGCCCCAGCACTCCGGAGGCCAAAGAGGATATTTTCCAATGTCTAACCGCCTACTCTAATCCGAAGTTCTCGCTCGCAAATCTTTTGCCTTCGAG ACAAAGACTTGAACTGATGCGAGAAATGTATCACAACGAGGCAGAATTGTCGCCGACATCCCCGGATTTCAATATCGAGTCCATCACTGGAGGTGATCCATTCTACGACCGTTTTCCCTGGTTCCGAATGGTCGGCAG GTCTTTCGTATATCTAAGCAATCTTATGTATCCTGTACCATTGATCCACAAAGTAGCGATAGTAAACGAAAAGGGAGACGTAAAAGGCTACTTGCGTGTAGCCGTGCAAGCTGTTGTTG AAGAGGAAAACAGTGAATACTCAAGTGGCGTCAGACAGTCAGCTAGAATTTCATTCGAGGACGACTTGTTTGGAAATCAGAAGCAGAACAAACGCAACACTCTGTTAACCCAAACTCTTGAGAAGAACCGACAAATTCTGTTACACGAGGAACGCGTCGTGGAGGGCCACAACGAGCAAAAGGAGGTGAAAGACGAAGACGATATCGGCGATGCAGACAGTGGCAGAGGGGATAGCTCAGTTTCCAGCGACATGAAGGAAGAGGATCTACCGGATCATTTGCAACTTGGCTCTGAATTCACATTCAGGGTTACCGTGTTACAGGCCATGGGCATTTCCACCGAATATGCTGACATTTTTTGCCAATTCAA TTTCTTGCATCGACACGATGAGGCATTTTCAACTGAGCCAGTAAAAAATACAGGAAAAGGATGTCCTCCTGGATTTTATCACGTACAAAAT ATCACGGTGACGGTAACAAAATCATTCTTGGAATATCTAAAAACTCAGCCAATCGTTTTCGAAGTTTTTGGACACTATCAGCAACATCCTCTGCATAAAGATGCAAAACTGGAATA TTGCATTGTATTCCATAGCGTAAGACAACCACCGAAGAGAATGCTTCCGCCATCTATACCTATCAGTCAACCCGTACGTTCGCCGAAATTCGGCAGTGTTTTACCATCTCCGAGCACCTCACACGTGCACGCGAAATACGATGTATTAGTTTGGTTTGAGATTTGCGAGTTAGCGCCGAACGGTGAATACGTACCATCCGTGGTCGACCATAGCGACGATCTACCGTGTCGTGGATTGTTTTTGCTCCATCAGGGAATCCAGCGTCGGATTCGAATTACCATTGTACACGAACCAGCGTCTGAGCTGCGATGGAAAGATGTAAGAGAGTTGGTCGTCGGACGTATTAGAAACACGCCAGAACCGGAGGAGGAGGACAATGATTCGTCGGTGCTTTCGTTAGGGCTTTTCCCTGGCGAATATCTAGAAATACCTGGTGATGATAGATGCATGTTCAGATTCGAGGCAGCGTGGGATAGTTCTCTTCATAATTCGGCCTTGCTCAATAGAGTTACAGCTTACGGAGAACAAATTTTCATGACAATTTCTGCTTACCTCGAG TTGGAGAATTGTGGAAGACCAGCGATCATCACGAAAGACTTGAGTATGATCATTTATGGCAGAGACGCCAGAGTAGGGCCACGTTCTCTGAAGCATCTATTCAGCGGAAGCTATCGCAATCAAGAAGCAAACAGACTCAGTGGTGTTTACGAGCTGGTCTTGCGTCGTTCTTCGGAAGCAGGTAGCCCAG GCGTTCAGAGGAGACAACGGCGTGTATTGGACACCAGCTCTACATATGTTAGAGGAGAGGAGAATCTTCATGGATGGAGACCACGGGGAGATAGCTTAATATTCGATCACCAATGGGAGTTAGAAAAATTGACAAGATTAGAAGAGGTGGAGAGAGTAAGACACACGCTATTGTTACGAGAAAAGCTCGGTATCGACAAAGTGTCATTCTGCAATAAAATATCTCATGATTTCACAAAGAGTGAGAAG GAGGTCTGCAACATGATGGCGAAAGCGACGAATGAAACGCATGCCAGCCCGGTGAAATTGAAGCGTTCAACTAGTAAAGACGTTTACGAGCCTTGGGAGATGaccgaaaaagaaaaagaactagCCACGAAGTATATCAAACTTATTCAAGGTCGCATTCCAAGCAAAGAACCCATTCTATTGTCCGACGTTTCACCCGGAGAAGACACTATGGCCGATATGACGGCATCTATGATATCTTCGGTGATATCATCCTCGTCCCAAGAGTCAGTATACGAGAGAGCTAGTGATTACTTAGAGCAG GCTGCTGGTATAATAGTATGGAGCAGATCTAAGTCGTGCATCCTTAGGTTAAGTTCACCGGAGAGAGCTAGACTGCAGGAACTGCAGGAGAGTATATTAGCCAGTGAATCCACTAATCAACCGTGTACAATCGCACCGGCTCCATTGGGTTCATCTTCCCCATCGAAGGAGAATTTGGTACTCTACGTGCCGGAAGTCGAAGAAATTCGCATCAGTCCGGTTATTGCCAGAAAAGGATACCTAAATGTTCTCGAACACAAGACTAATGGTTGGAAGAAACGTTGGGTG GCTGTACGACGACCATACGTTTTGATCTTTCGAGAAGAAAAGGACCCAGTGGAGAGAGCTCTCATTAATTTAGCTACTGCTCAAGTTGAATATTCTGAAGATCAATTAGCTATGGTGAAAGTACCAAATACTTTCAG CGTTGTTACAAAACATCGaggatatttattgcaaacttTAGGAGATAAGGAGGTTTATGACTGGCTGTACGCTATTAATCCTCTTCTTGCTGGTCAAATCAG GTCAAAACTAGCACGCAAGGGGCCAGCTACGAATCTGAATAACGCTTCGCCTGTTGGTCTAGTCCCGCCCATAGATCAACAGTCGAACCAAAATAAGTGA